The Elgaria multicarinata webbii isolate HBS135686 ecotype San Diego chromosome 1, rElgMul1.1.pri, whole genome shotgun sequence genome has a window encoding:
- the GPR141 gene encoding probable G-protein coupled receptor 141, whose protein sequence is MAVANETLRLYTTMGPSSSASSYHNIGNPVLITIYSIVFIGGVSGAIIMLFLLLKMNTLSVTTTAIINLVVIHSLFLATVPFRLYYYSTDNWIFGLFICKCVSVMVHFHMYLTFLFYIIILVIRSLIFFQWKDKVEFYRNLHAVATSVAVWILAVVTVVPPMILLYGNMIYEDYDYSRCFNFHKEIESVEVKALNYTIITVVLAITCTLLGVQVFMVLKVAKKLSGSIWSHQEFWAQLKSMFFVWVIILCFLPHHFFRIYYIQHVNDKQYSQLYIYNEICLSVTAISCLDLFSFVVSGSKLLRQKIIACSCC, encoded by the coding sequence ATGGCTGTAGCGAACGAAACCCTTCGCCTTTACACAACGATGGGGCCATCTTCATCAGCAAGCTCTTACCATAATATTGGGAATCCTGTTTTGATCACAATATACTCCATAGTTTTTATCGGTGGTGTGAGTGGAGCCATCATAATGTTATTTTTGCTACTGAAAATGAACACATTATCAGTGACCACGACAGCGATCATAAACCTGGTGGTGATCCACAGTCTCTTCCTTGCGACTGTTCCATTTCGGCTATATTACTACAGCACAGATAACTGGATCTTTGGGCTTTTCATTTGTAAATGTGTGAGCGTAATGGTACACTTTCACATGTACCTCACCTTTTTATTCTATATTATCATTTTGGTTATCAGAAGCCTTATTTTCTTTCAGTGGAAGGATAAGGTGGAATTCTACAGGAATTTGCATGCTGTAGCAACTAGTGTAGCGGTGTGGATTCTGGCGGTGGTTACCGTGGTTCCACCAATGATCCTTTTGTATGGGAATATGATTTATGAGGATTATGATTACAGTAGATGTTTTAATTTTCACAAGGAGATTGAGTCTGTTGAAGTGAAAGCATTGAACTACACTATTATTACTGTAGTGCTTGCAATAACTTGCACTCTTTTGGGCGTTCAAGTTTTCATGGTCCTAAAAGTGGCGAAAAAGCTATCCGGATCTATTTGGTCACATCAAGAGTTTTGGGCCCAGCTGAAAAGCATGTTTTTTGTATGGGTCATCATTCTTTGCTTCCTTCCGCATCACTTTTTCCGTATTTACTACATTCAGCATGTGAATGATAAGCAGTATTCCCAGTTGTATATATACAATGAAATATGTTTGAGCGTAACTGCCATCAGCTGCCTTGATTTGTTTTCGTTTGTGGTAAGTGGAAGCAAACTCTTGAGGCAAAAAATCATTGCATGCTCATGCTGTTAA